A genomic segment from Salvia splendens isolate huo1 chromosome 13, SspV2, whole genome shotgun sequence encodes:
- the LOC121760958 gene encoding rosmarinate synthase-like gives MAEHGDEHTVRMKITVKESTMVKPMKETPTETLWLSNLDLIYTPNYHSRLVNFYRNDAGAADFFDAAVMKAALSKALVEFYPIAGRLERGDDGHIVINCNGEGVQFVEAECDGAMDELCSFSPSPDISLVPAVDYSKDISTIPLFLLQLTRFKCGGVSFSFSNEHHLSDGIASHHFVNVWSEIIRGRITAPTAPPLLDRRVLSARNPPQPTFPHIEHQPPQSLKIPLSVSGDTTFSTFRLSPHQINALKQQCVDDKIRYSTFQVLTGHVWRCASIARGLAEDQETRLRFSVDGRQKLRPPLPESYLGNGIFYTVASALCGQLKSNPLKFAVGKVREAIDRIDNDYMGSALDYMELHQRIGKGVLLRKGNLNCPNLGITNWIRLPFNKMDFGWGKPVYTGPGAAVIEGRSYLFADLGNEGCIMLAISLYSEHMERFEKLFHHVVIQNSVHN, from the exons ATGGCTGAGCATGGTGATGAGCACACGGTGCG CATGAAGATCACAGTGAAGGAATCTACGATGGTTAAGCCAATGAAAGAAACGCCGACTGAAACTCTGTGGCTATCCAACTTAGACTTAATTTATACTCCGAATTACCACAGCCGTTTGGTGAACTTCTACCGCAACGACGCCGGCGCCGCCGACTTCTTCGATGCGGCGGTGATGAAGGCGGCCCTGAGCAAGGCCCTGGTCGAGTTCTACCCGATTGCGGGGAGGTTGGAAAGGGGAGACGACGGCCACATTGTGATCAACTGCAACGGGGAAGGAGTGCAGTTCGTGGAAGCGGAGTGCGATGGCGCCATGGATGAGCTGTGTAGTTTCAGCCCGAGCCCCGACATCAGCCTCGTCCCCGCTGTCGATTACTCTAAGGATATTTCAACTATCCCGCTTTTTCTATTGCAG TTAACTCGGTTTAAATGCGGTGGAGTGAGCTTTAGTTTTTCAAACGAGCATCATCTATCCGACGGCATTGCCTCTCACCATTTCGTCAACGTGTGGTCGGAAATCATCCGTGGCCGAATCACCGCCCCTACCGCCCCTCCTTTGTTGGACCGCCGTGTCCTGTCCGCCCGCAACCCTCCACAGCCGACATTCCCCCATATCGAGCACCAACCCCCTCAATCGCTCAAAATCCCTCTCAGTGTCTCCGGCGACACCACATTCTCAACATTTCGTCTGTCCCCCCATCAGATCAACGCCCTCAAGCAACAATGTGTAGACGACAAAATTAGATACTCCACCTTCCAG GTGCTCACAGGCCATGTCTGGCGCTGCGCCAGCATAGCACGTGGGCTGGCCGAAGACCAGGAAACGAGGCTGCGGTTCTCCGTGGACGGGCGGCAGAAGCTACGGCCGCCCCTCCCAGAGAGCTATCTTGGCAACGGAATCTTCTACACCGTAGCCTCAGCTCTGTGCGGCCAACTGAAATCGAATCCACTGAAGTTCGCGGTGGGAAAAGTGAGGGAGGCGATCGACCGGATAGACAACGACTACATGGGGTCAGCTCTGGATTACATGGAGTTGCATCAACGCATTGGCAAGGGCGTTTTGCTTAGGAAGGGGAATCTGAATTGCCCTAATTTGGGCATAACCAACTGGATTAGACTGCCGTTTAATAAAATGGATTTCGGGTGGGGGAAGCCGGTTTATACCGGCCCGGGCGCTGCGGTGATTGAAGGGAGGAGTTATCTGTTTGCTGATCTCGGAAACGAAGGCTGCATTATGCTTGCGATCTC